The following coding sequences lie in one Enterococcus sp. 9E7_DIV0242 genomic window:
- a CDS encoding ABC transporter ATP-binding protein, producing the protein MTKKNHKETMDTPKELKQTSRRLLQLLSQQKSKFTLIIFSAFCFSTLMAVTPLILGWGLDNLIALIRSESFTFETFVLELRLPVILLLVGWGLISLFSLLQEYTMASVSETLILTLRKQITDKLNKLPVGFYDQYKTGDILSRTILDLDKVSEVLQVGLMQLITSIISIVFGVAAMLILSPLLTIGILLILLISSYTTKKLAMRNQQYFAENQEALGAVGAKAEELYSGNLVIKAYNQQAMVQEEMDKLNDQQFEAFKRAQFVSFAINPLIRFINQIGFVISAVVGGFLVISGQLSIGLIQAYLQYINQVSEPVTQASYIINTLQSALAALERIFEILDAPEEVETDTPLPVPETVDGEVAFEHIAFGYTPEKQLMKDVSFTVKPKQSVAIVGPTGAGKTTMINLLMRFYPLNGGQITVDNVDITRYSSAGIRQKFGMVLQDTWLYQGTIAENIAYGKPNATRPEIIAAAKAAQCDHFIRTLPQGYDTLISSEGNEISQGQQQLLTIARAILADPSILILDEATSSVDTRTEKLIQQAMDHLTQGRTSFIIAHRLSTIKNADLILVMKDGDIIEKGTHQQLLNQESFYANLYNSQFAST; encoded by the coding sequence ATGACTAAAAAAAATCATAAAGAAACAATGGATACGCCAAAAGAATTAAAACAAACAAGCCGCAGACTCCTGCAGCTTTTGAGCCAACAAAAAAGTAAGTTCACCCTGATTATTTTCTCCGCCTTCTGCTTCTCTACACTGATGGCTGTTACGCCATTGATCTTAGGGTGGGGATTAGATAATCTGATTGCTCTGATCCGTTCCGAAAGCTTTACTTTCGAAACCTTTGTTTTGGAATTAAGACTACCGGTTATTTTGCTGCTTGTAGGCTGGGGATTGATCAGTCTCTTTTCTCTCTTGCAGGAGTACACGATGGCCAGTGTCAGTGAAACCTTGATCCTGACCTTGCGTAAGCAAATTACAGATAAACTAAATAAGCTACCTGTTGGCTTTTATGACCAGTACAAAACAGGGGATATTCTTAGCCGAACGATCTTAGACCTTGATAAAGTATCTGAGGTACTTCAGGTCGGTTTGATGCAGCTGATCACTTCTATTATCAGTATCGTCTTTGGTGTGGCCGCTATGCTGATATTAAGTCCACTATTGACGATCGGTATTTTGTTGATTCTATTGATCAGTAGTTATACAACAAAGAAATTGGCAATGAGGAACCAACAGTATTTTGCAGAGAATCAAGAAGCGCTAGGTGCCGTTGGAGCTAAAGCAGAAGAGCTTTATTCCGGTAATCTGGTCATAAAAGCTTATAATCAGCAAGCCATGGTTCAAGAAGAAATGGATAAACTAAACGACCAACAATTCGAGGCGTTTAAACGAGCTCAGTTTGTCAGCTTTGCCATTAATCCATTGATTCGTTTTATCAACCAAATCGGCTTCGTGATAAGTGCCGTTGTCGGTGGATTTCTAGTTATCAGCGGTCAGCTATCGATTGGATTGATCCAAGCCTATCTCCAATATATCAATCAGGTTTCTGAACCAGTAACTCAAGCATCTTATATCATCAACACGCTGCAAAGTGCCCTAGCGGCATTGGAACGGATTTTTGAAATCTTGGATGCACCGGAGGAAGTCGAAACAGACACACCGTTACCAGTTCCCGAAACGGTTGATGGCGAAGTTGCTTTCGAGCACATTGCTTTTGGCTATACACCAGAGAAACAGCTGATGAAGGATGTCAGCTTTACCGTCAAACCTAAGCAAAGTGTGGCGATTGTCGGACCGACCGGCGCAGGGAAAACGACTATGATCAATTTGCTGATGCGTTTCTATCCATTGAACGGCGGACAGATCACGGTCGATAATGTGGATATCACACGCTATTCTTCTGCAGGCATTCGTCAAAAATTCGGGATGGTGCTGCAAGACACTTGGCTCTATCAAGGAACGATTGCTGAAAATATCGCCTATGGAAAGCCCAATGCAACACGTCCAGAGATCATTGCTGCAGCTAAAGCTGCTCAGTGTGACCACTTCATCCGCACGCTGCCTCAAGGATATGATACCCTGATTTCCTCAGAAGGAAATGAAATTTCTCAAGGGCAGCAACAGTTATTGACGATCGCTCGAGCAATATTGGCTGATCCAAGTATTTTGATTCTGGATGAAGCGACCTCCAGTGTAGATACACGGACAGAGAAGCTGATTCAACAAGCGATGGATCACCTCACTCAGGGACGAACAAGCTTTATCATTGCCCACCGCCTATCAACAATCAAAAATGCCGATCTGATCCTTGTCATGAAGGACGGCGATATTATT
- a CDS encoding ABC transporter ATP-binding protein, whose amino-acid sequence MQQLKLFSKNHSKIVFGVVLLMVLQSFGTLLVPHFVASIIDYGILEKDRQAILIYGGWMLLAALLTGVLSILSSYYSAHLAGKFGHFLRKKLFKKTQELSVTDVEAFGTPTLLARTTSDINNIQQILMMTLQMILPAPLIVLASIILTGTVSVKMIWIPIAAIILFSVIALVVIRKAIPLAEVMQKNVDKMMRILREMYTGVKVIRAFDKGQDEKARTDQAFTDYSIVMIRVNKLFAVLNPTVNLVMGLSMTAILSFGGWLSGAGNLPVGSITAIIEYTVLSLWFMTMAAMVIVMIPKALTSLNRIEEVLYTENEISDGTEHFSEQSTSIVAAFDHVDFAYDGAEEPVLKDIHFNIHRGQITAIVGGTGSGKSTIAKALLRLKDAAQGSVNFLGKDVREVTQAELRDKISYVPQKALLFSGTIMDNFLFGNPNAELEQIEMTAKVAQAKDFIESLPQQYQSVVAQKGSNFSGGQKQRLSIARALIKPADLYFFDDSFSALDYQTDANLRKALKTYLKETAVVIVAQRISTIKDADQIIVLDEGKIVGKGTHQQLLETCKTYQEFAVSQGMEGSSHD is encoded by the coding sequence ATGCAACAACTAAAATTATTTTCTAAAAATCATTCCAAAATAGTATTCGGAGTCGTTCTTCTAATGGTTTTACAATCCTTTGGAACCTTGCTCGTTCCCCACTTTGTCGCAAGCATTATCGATTACGGGATACTTGAAAAGGATAGACAGGCCATTTTGATCTATGGCGGCTGGATGCTGTTAGCAGCTTTGCTTACCGGTGTCCTTTCTATTTTATCCAGCTATTACTCCGCACATCTGGCCGGTAAATTCGGTCATTTTTTGAGAAAAAAATTATTTAAAAAAACGCAGGAGCTATCTGTCACAGATGTTGAAGCGTTCGGTACACCGACACTTTTGGCACGAACAACTAGTGACATCAACAACATTCAACAGATTCTTATGATGACGCTGCAAATGATCCTTCCGGCACCATTGATCGTCCTTGCTTCGATCATTTTGACGGGTACAGTTTCCGTCAAGATGATTTGGATACCGATTGCGGCAATTATCCTGTTCTCAGTCATTGCTTTAGTTGTTATTCGTAAAGCTATCCCGCTCGCTGAGGTTATGCAGAAAAATGTTGATAAAATGATGCGCATCCTAAGAGAGATGTACACAGGCGTCAAAGTAATTCGAGCATTTGACAAAGGACAGGATGAAAAAGCTCGTACCGATCAAGCATTTACGGACTATTCGATCGTTATGATTCGTGTCAACAAGCTGTTTGCTGTTCTCAATCCAACCGTCAATCTGGTCATGGGGCTATCAATGACTGCTATCCTTTCCTTTGGTGGTTGGTTGAGCGGTGCTGGAAATCTGCCCGTCGGAAGTATCACAGCAATCATTGAATATACCGTCCTCAGTCTCTGGTTTATGACTATGGCTGCAATGGTCATCGTAATGATTCCAAAAGCATTGACCTCTTTGAACCGAATCGAAGAAGTCCTCTATACAGAAAATGAGATCAGTGACGGAACTGAACACTTCAGTGAACAGTCTACAAGCATTGTCGCAGCCTTCGACCATGTTGATTTTGCCTATGATGGCGCGGAAGAGCCGGTTTTAAAGGATATTCATTTTAACATTCACCGCGGACAAATCACTGCGATCGTCGGCGGAACTGGTTCAGGAAAAAGCACGATTGCCAAAGCCTTACTTCGTTTGAAGGATGCTGCGCAAGGCTCTGTCAATTTTCTTGGAAAAGATGTCCGTGAAGTTACTCAAGCTGAACTGCGAGATAAAATCAGCTATGTACCTCAAAAAGCCCTACTTTTTAGCGGAACCATCATGGATAATTTTTTGTTTGGCAATCCTAATGCGGAGCTTGAACAAATAGAAATGACAGCAAAAGTTGCTCAGGCAAAGGATTTTATTGAATCCTTGCCGCAACAATACCAGTCAGTCGTCGCTCAAAAGGGTAGTAACTTTTCCGGTGGTCAAAAGCAACGGCTGAGTATTGCTCGAGCATTGATCAAGCCAGCGGACCTTTACTTTTTCGACGACAGCTTTTCAGCCTTGGATTACCAAACAGATGCCAACCTACGAAAAGCACTCAAAACGTACCTAAAGGAAACAGCTGTCGTCATCGTTGCCCAGCGAATTTCTACCATCAAAGATGCGGATCAGATTATCGTTCTTGATGAAGGGAAAATTGTTGGTAAAGGCACGCATCAGCAATTGCTGGAAACCTGCAAAACCTATCAGGAATTTGCCGTATCACAAGGAATGGAGGGAAGTAGCCATGACTAA